The DNA sequence GTCCTGTATTTGGACTTAAAGGTGGAGCTACTGGTGGTGGTTATTCACAAGTATTACCTATGGAAGATATAAACTTACACTTCACCGGAGATTTTCATGCTATTACATCTGCTAATAATTTAATAGCTGCAATGATAGATAATCATTTAAACAGAGGAAATGAATTAGAATTAGATTTAAATAATATATATTTTAAAAGAGTGCTAGATATGAATGATAGATCTCTTAGAAACATTACCATAGGTCAAGGTAGTAAGATTAATGGTCCTGTTCGTGATGCTTCATTTAAAATAACAGTTGCTAGTGAAATCATGGCTATATTATGTCTTGCTGAAAATTTACATGACTTAAAAGAAAAAATAGGTAATATTATAATAGGTAAAAATATACATGGTGACTTCATATATGCAAAAGATTTAAAAGTACATGGAGCTGCTAGCGTATTATTAAAAGAGGCTATCAAACCAAACTTGGTTCAAACTACAGAAAATACTCCAGTAATAATACATGGTGGTCCATTTGCAAATATTGCACATGGTTGTAATTCTGTACTTGCAACAAAACTAGCTTTAAAACTTTCAGATTATACAGTAACTGAAGCTGGATTTGCTGCTGATTTAGGAGCTGAAAAATTCTTTGATATTAAATGTAGAAAAGCCTCTATAACTCCAGATATGGTTGTATTAGTTGCAACAGTAAGAGCTTTAAAACATCATGGAAGTGGAAATCTTGAAGATGGATTAGAAAACTTAGATAAACATATAGAAAATATAAAGAAATTTAATTTACCTGTAATAGTAGCTATTAATAAGTTTACTGATGATACAGAAGATGAAATAAAAATAATAAAAGATTTTACTTTAACTAAAGGTATTATTGCTGTTCCTATAGAAATACATTCAAAAGGTGGAATTGGTGCTGAAGATTTAGTAAAAGAAATAGTAGAAGTATTAGACTA is a window from the Streptobacillus ratti genome containing:
- a CDS encoding formate--tetrahydrofolate ligase produces the protein MTDIEIAQNSKLLPIEEIAKKIGVENDIEFYGRYKAKLNLDILDRLESKANGKLILVTAITPTPYGEGKTTVSVGLTQGFNKLGYSSIAALREPSLGPVFGLKGGATGGGYSQVLPMEDINLHFTGDFHAITSANNLIAAMIDNHLNRGNELELDLNNIYFKRVLDMNDRSLRNITIGQGSKINGPVRDASFKITVASEIMAILCLAENLHDLKEKIGNIIIGKNIHGDFIYAKDLKVHGAASVLLKEAIKPNLVQTTENTPVIIHGGPFANIAHGCNSVLATKLALKLSDYTVTEAGFAADLGAEKFFDIKCRKASITPDMVVLVATVRALKHHGSGNLEDGLENLDKHIENIKKFNLPVIVAINKFTDDTEDEIKIIKDFTLTKGIIAVPIEIHSKGGIGAEDLVKEIVEVLDYVEEIPSENVNSVFEYLYTLDKSIEEKIETICKEIYGAKDIEYSELALEKLKLFTEKGFANLPICMSKTPASISDNPKLLGKPKDYVFKVTDINISAGAGFLVVMAGDILDMPGLPKVPAAEHIDIDEKGNIVGLS